DNA from Geobacter sulfurreducens PCA:
GGTGGCCTGAGGAGCGAGACCATGACTGACTATGTATCGTTTTCCGCGTTTCTGGCGGAGTCCCCCGTGATCCTCGGCGAAGGGGCGGTTATCGAGCGCCTGCGCCGGGCCGGAGTGGACCTGGACCCCTGGCTGGTGAATTCGGCCCTCGTGTACGCCCCCGCCGGCCGCGCCGCCTTGGCAACCATCTGTCGCGAGTACCTGGACATCGGGGCGCGTCACGATCTGCCGCTGCTCCTGTCCACCCCCACCTGGCGGGCCAGCCGGGAGCGGATCGAGGCGGCCGGACTGGCCGGCAGTGACGTGAACGGCGACAATTTCCGGTTTCTGGACGAGCTTCGGCGGAGCTACGGCGCCTACGGCCGGAAGGTTCTCATCTGCGGCCTCATGAGCTGCCGGGGAGATGCCTACCGGCCAGCCGAGGCCCTGTCGGAGGATGAAGCCCGCGAGTTTCACTCCTGGCAGGCCGATGCCCTGGCCGCCGCCGGAGTGGATTTCCTCCTGGCCGCCACGCTACCCGCCCTGGGCGAGGCCGTGGGGCTGGCCCGGGCCATGGCGGCCACCGGCATGCCCCACGTGGTGAGCTTTGTGGTGCGGCCCGGGGGGACGCTCCTGGACGGCACGCCGCTGCGGGAGGCGGTGGCGGCCCTGGATGCCGCCGTGAGCCCCCGGCCCGTGGCCTATCTGGTGAACTGCACCCATGCCTCGTTTTTCCGGAGCGCGCTCCTGCACGAGGCCAACTCGTCGCCCCTGGTGCGCCAACGGGTGGTGGGGCTGCTGGCCAATACCGCGGCCCTCTCACCCGAGGAACTGGACAATGCGGCCGAACTGGTGGAGGAGTCCCCCGGGACCTTCGGCCGCACCGTGGCCGCCCTTCACCGGGACCTGGGGATGAAGGTGCTGGGCGGCTGCTGCGGCACCGACGGCCGGCACATCGAATGTCTGGCGGCTGAGCTCTCCGGCTCTCCCGTCCGCTGATCAGTACGACCACTTATCACACAGAGGAGGAACACCATGTCCGAATTCACCAACGTAACCATCATCCGCGAGGCCAACGTCTACTTCGACGGCGGCGTCGTGAGCCGCACCGTCGTGTTCCCCGACGGCACGAAGAAGACCCTCGGCATCATGCAGCCGGGCGAGTACACCTTCACCACCGGCGCGCCCGAGATCATGGAGATCCTTTCCGGCGAGCTGGATCTCAAGCTGCCGGGCAGCGATGCGTGGAACCGCGTCGGCGGGGGTGAGTCCTTCGATGTGCCGGCCAATTCATCCTTTACCATGAAGGTGCTGTCCCTTACCGATTACTGCTGCTCGTTCCTCGGCTAGGCCGGCATCGTCTCGA
Protein-coding regions in this window:
- a CDS encoding pyrimidine/purine nucleoside phosphorylase; its protein translation is MSEFTNVTIIREANVYFDGGVVSRTVVFPDGTKKTLGIMQPGEYTFTTGAPEIMEILSGELDLKLPGSDAWNRVGGGESFDVPANSSFTMKVLSLTDYCCSFLG
- a CDS encoding homocysteine S-methyltransferase family protein, yielding MTDYVSFSAFLAESPVILGEGAVIERLRRAGVDLDPWLVNSALVYAPAGRAALATICREYLDIGARHDLPLLLSTPTWRASRERIEAAGLAGSDVNGDNFRFLDELRRSYGAYGRKVLICGLMSCRGDAYRPAEALSEDEAREFHSWQADALAAAGVDFLLAATLPALGEAVGLARAMAATGMPHVVSFVVRPGGTLLDGTPLREAVAALDAAVSPRPVAYLVNCTHASFFRSALLHEANSSPLVRQRVVGLLANTAALSPEELDNAAELVEESPGTFGRTVAALHRDLGMKVLGGCCGTDGRHIECLAAELSGSPVR